The Musa acuminata AAA Group cultivar baxijiao chromosome BXJ2-5, Cavendish_Baxijiao_AAA, whole genome shotgun sequence genomic interval AGGTGGAACCTCTTTCTATTCAGATGAAAAGAATCACAAAGAAAAGATCAAGTGCTCGTAGAAGACACCACAACATTTCCGGGTTGCAGCTCTCCAAAGAAATTGTTTTCACAAGGCATTGATCTCAACTCATGCTTCCATCATGTGTAGAAAATTGATAGGCTTTCCCATGCATGTCAGGTGTGATCTTTGACCTACTCATCAATCAGCACCAAAATGGAAGAAAAGTGACATGCACCACCAAGAAAGTAGGCTTCTCATTCATTGTCCATTAGCACCAGCGGAGGCAGCTTGATCTTTGCCACATGGAGATCCACTTGgacatcaatcacataaaataagaGCTTTAATCATCACCACCATGACGGTGATACCACTACCAGGAACCCAGTATGGCTCCATGAAAGCCATTGCCTACTTACCAAAGCTTAGATAAGTGAGCAATGATTAGTAGGCCAGTAGAGACTGATGCTGCTCTCTCCTTTTCATCTATCCACTCTGGTTAAAGTGGATGTGGAGGGGCAGGAAGTTGTTTCAGATGCCAAAGAGGACATGCTAAAAATATTCCAATTGGAGGAGCACTTCAGTGGTTTTGATGATCCACTAGAAATGGGCAGGCATGAGAGATGTAAGAATCTTATCCAAATGGAActccttttcccttggtggatgtAGTCACTTCTTGGAGAGATGGAGATGGCAAATGAGGCAGTGCAAGTGTTACAAGCAGTGAAAGTGTGGAATGTTAGTCACCAATACATGTCTGCCATCTTCTCAAAAATAAGAGGAGAAACAAAAGCAGGCACACATCCCTACCTTGTCATATGGTTCTGCCACAAGTCCACCATATGTGGGCAGCATGATGTCCACTGAGATGACTTGTAGGCAATGGCATTCTTCAAGGgcagaacttgcaataagaaggaTTCAGCCTTCTTATCTTAGAGAACCTTGCAGAAGAATACATCTGCTACAGCTGCTTCTCCTGGAAATCTGGGAATTTGGTTTCTACTTCAAAACCAACTCCTGCAAAACCCTGTTTCCTTGAGACTCTTCAATAGCTCAAGTATTGTTTTGCATCACTTCAAGCTTCTAATCTCACTCACATTGGATTGTCAGGAGATTCCTATTTGAAGGGACTTAAGAAAAATATTACTATTTTTATTAATTGGACTCAGCTTGAACTTTTTCGTATAAAATAAATACTGATGGatcagagaaaaaaaatttagttTATTCTTACAGATGATAATGGGGACAATGTCTTTGTAAGTTGATAATAGATCAGATCTAGTCTATACTATGAAGCTGATAAATTGGGGAGAGAGTTCTATCAATAAAAAGGCCTCTGGAGATTGATGCTGAGATTTTTCTGCCTGTTTTCAAAACTGTCTAATAATTCTAAGcctcttttttttgtttgaacATAGCAATCCATGGAAGTTGCTAGTTTGTGATGAAAGCATATCAATAAATTTGTGGAATAGCTGTTTTTTGATAAGGTTTTATCTTCATCATCTACATTTTCCACTTGTTTTAGTACCCACATTATGTTTCAGCCCTGAGGAAGCTAATGCATATAAATtgactaatttttttttgttttatacaACTTTCCTTTCAAAGTTCTTAAATAGCAATCCATGGAAGTTGCTAGTTTGTGATGAAAGCATATCAATAAATTTGTGGAATAGCTGTTTTTTGATAAGGTTTTATCTTCATCATCTACATTTTCCACTTGTTTTAGTACCCACATTATGTTTCAGCCCTGAGGAAGCTAATGCATATAAATtgactaatttttttttgttttatacaACTTTCCTTTCAAAGTTCTTAAATAGAATCTTCTCGGTCCTTCAAATGTTAATATAACATACACATATATTAtagaaaattcatatatatatatatatatatatatatatatatatatatataacattaacATCCATTTAATAAACTCAAATTAATtactattaattatattattattaaatctttaaaaaaaataagaattataatatataaatattattattattatttttaattgtttAAGTCTTCAAGTATAATTGCTTTTGGTCAACTAAATAATGAGGCTTAAAAAGTGAACAGGTATAATTGAAATCATGTGATTCTCACCGTTTGATGACCGAGGGATATGCGCAAGTATTttaataaatttgatactttgatCGAATCATTCGAGTTCGAGTTCATTTgttgtattctttttataaaAGTTTCACTGACTTAATCTTTGGAGGGGTCTAAGTCAgaatacccctttcatcccaacTTAAGCCAGTATGTAGGAATCCGGAGGTGACGAAGGACATGCACACCAAAGAGGAGCTGAACCCAACTCGACGAAAGTCTCATCCCCGAGCTGAACCCAACTCGACGAAAGTCTCATCCCCGGAATGATCCTGGACATTGACAATCGGACCAAGCCATGTAGGCTCCTCAAACGACATAGAGGTTCACTACCAGCACCAAGTATCTAAATTGTCACTAATAGCACAAGTCCAAGTGTTTCTTACGATTGTTGACTTACTTTTGGATTCTGCTCTCGAAGCTAGATTTTGTGCTCACATTCCCGGTCCTACGGTCCTAAATTGTCGTCCCAaacttgactctctctctctcactctcactgCATGATCTGCATTATCTCATATCGACTCTGAAAGCCATGCCCAATGACACATGAAAAGGCCTCAGATCGAGATAATGCTGTCTCTCCTTTTCGTTTGTATCCATCACCGGATGCAGAACCTTAACAGTTCTATGGTCTGCTCATTGCACCGTACAGCGTTCCAAAAAATCCTCGAAAACAGAGAAAGAAAGCACGTAGAAAATAGAAGAATCATAGAACACATTACATCCATCTTCTCCCTCCAATCTATCTGTTATCTAAGGACGAGGCGCTTTTGTTCCAGGAAGGATGATGCCCTGGCCGAGGATGTGACGGGGATCAAACTGAGCCTTCCGCGCCATGAACTGGTCCCATCGCCGGCCGAAGTGATGCTGCCAATGGCTCTGCGAGAGATGGTGCGGCAGGTACTGCTTCGCCCCGATACGGGGACTCGAGGCAGCCTGCGCCACCCGACGGTGGCAAAGGAGGATGTCATTGAGACACTGGGCGGAGCAGGTGGCCGGGTTGGCTGACCGGAGCACTCCCACTGTGTACACCACCTCCTCCACTGCCTCCCCGGCGTCCGGCAGCACAGCCGAACTGTTTGTGTCCCACCTGCAAAACGAATCATCCTCATCAGGTCAAATCTACACCTGCTTGTATGACAAAATGCCTCAATGAGATCTTACatagtttctttttctttaggATTGAGCTTTCCTTCTCTTACTTCATACAGATTCTTAGACACTACAAAGGACAACATGTCCTCAAAGCATTGACAAAAGGAAACAATCATACAATTAAAGTACTTTTAGCACACGATTCTGAATCTTATCAAAAGAAAGAATTAGATGCTGAGGCTTTGATTATAGTAAGTAAAACAGTCATTTACAGTACATATTGGGGGACATTTCAGAAAGGTTTTGCAAGGTCAAGCCTTTGATAGAGGGAACTCAAAGTAGGTAGTGAGTAAACAAGCCATGTATCACATTCGTTGTATCGGGTTTGGTGGTGTGTATCTGGATCCTTCTTTCACATATCAAGGGTTTGAATCCTTGCTATGATATTTAGCATATTTGTTATTGTCTCTGATGCATTTCAGTAACACCGAAAAAGACCCTACAGTATTGTTCTTCTGGACCTGAGAAATACCATATGCAAACTTTGCTCCTACAACCTTAAAATCTCCCTCCATGGTCCCTATAGGAAAGAAGaaggagagagaaaagaaaagtctCAACAATTAGATAACACAAGGGGGGAGATTGGTGCCACAAAAGGTGAATAAGAGGTATCTGTCTAAAGAGAGGCACTAGTTTCCTTTTCTAACTATATATGATGCATTTGAGGTGAACACATTTTATTTTGAGGTTTCATGAAGAATTCTTTTCTTACTTGTCCCTTAGAATTGGGTACATGAGAACAAGGCCTTCAAAGTCACTTGGTGAGATGTTGTCCAGCAGCAAGTCTTTGAAGTCTTTGATGCCAGACTTGGGCACAAACATGTTGAGCCATGGGTGAGGCACCTCCCACAGCCCTCTGCTCCTTAGGTGGACTTCCTCACCCCTAACCCTGTTGAGGAAATCAAAGTAGGACACCTCCACACTGTAGAAATGGGAAGGTATGTAGCTCATCTTCCTGGAAATCTCAGTCACAACCTGAAAGGAAGGATAAACATCAGACCTTCACCATCTTAAGAGCTTGAACTGTCAAAGGAGCTGTTTGTTTGGGAGCTACTGACTTGCTCTACATTTGTGCTCTTGGCTTGGTAGTCATGGATGGCGAACTCAATGCAGAAGTAGACAATGTGGCTGCTCTTGCTGTAGAATTCACGGTTGAACTTTAGATGAGATGGGAAGGCAAGGGATGAGCTTTGTAAGGATTGTTCATTTAGAAGCATGAATCCCTCAACATAGTCAACCACATTTGGCATTGCAACCAAGAGTTCTTGGTCCTCAATGAAggtgttaaagtcatcataaaatgCTCTGACCCATTTCACCTATCCATGACAAAACATCcacaaaagaattataatatagtTTGATCGGTAAACACAAGTGAAAGTCTTTGGAATTACCTTCTGTGGAGCATCCTGAAGCAGGATCCTTGCTCTTGTTATTATGCCAAACTGGCCCAATCCACCCAGCACAGCATAGAAAAGCTCTGAGTTTTCAGTGGGTGAGCATGTTACTTGATCTCCTTTACCTTAAacataatagaagaaacaaaatctaTGATCTCTCATCACATATAAGAAAGGATTAACAGGAGAAAAGGTGACCATTTTCTTGTTTCAAGTTACCTGTCACCACATCTAGTTGTAAGACATTGCTGATCTGAGGTCCATACTTGAATGTCTGGCCACTGATGCCACCATTGGAGAGAGTCCCACCAATGCTGAGATAGAGGTAATCAGTCCAAGACCTTGGAGCTAGCCCAAACTTTAAGCCTTCTTCTAACAGTTCTATCCAAAGAGCTCCACCGCTAACATCAGCATAGGAAGGACTAAATTCTGTTCCTTTGTGGATGTTTATGTTTGAGGGCAGGGAATCCATCTCTATCACAACTCCATCGAGGGCTTGAGCTTGGCCATGGATGGAGTGGCCAGCTCCTCTGGCTGCAACTGTGACTTTACTGAAGGATGAAGCAGAAAGAAAGCTGAGGAGGAGTGAGATCTCTTTGGGGGATTGGGGTCTGAGGACTGCAGCAGGAGAGTTGAACTTGATCCTTCCGAAGTCCAGAGATGATGTGTTTGTGCTCTGGAGGAAGATCAAGGGATGAAAGTCCATGGGGCTCTGGATGAACTTACATGGAGAACAGAGAGCCAGAAGCAGTAAAAGGATATTAACTATTGTACAGAACAGTGCAAACTCCATTGCAGGGTAGAACCAATTAACTTAACTGTTGATATACCTCTAAAGTCTCGTGTTAGAATGGAAGTAGAAAGAAAGGATGAGACTATGTGAACAGTAACACTGTTGACAGATGAAAGAAGTAACCATGCATgcacagatagatagatagatagagagagagagagacttaggAGGGAAGATGGTTTGAGAAGGAACCTAGAGGCACCTAGGTGGGCTGTGAAGAGTTTCATGAACAAGAACAGATAGAAAGTATCATCGGATGGCCAAAAGGAGAAGCAGCTGTCGCATTACCAGGAAGAACCCATCATGTGTGATCTTTTCACCTGTATCTAATTCCTCCTCTTCAATATACTCTCTCCTGCTTGTGCTGCTGGTACACTGAAGAGAGAGCAGATGGAACACACCTCGTCTCTGCTAGAGAGCTGGAAAAGAGACAGGACCAGAAACTAGCCTACCAATGAAAACGGCAGAGGGACACATATCACTCACCGCTCTTTCCATGAGGGCATTTCATTTATAGACAGGTGTGGGACAAGATAAGTACAAGTCCTGGCCACAAATCTAATGGGACCCTGAGGTACTGTCATCTTGGGATCCTCTTTGTAGCTTTCTCCTAATGATGTGAAGAGATCTTACTGCTGCGATACCATGATATTTGATGACAAAGCTGCTGTGGTTCCTCCTGTAGCACTTGTTGACCAAGGTAGCTGGAAGGAGAGGCATTGGAAGACCAGGGAACCAAATCTTTTGCAGTGGACCGTGCTGCACCTTTCCCAGCGGAATGCCCATGGATTGCATGGTGCAATCTGTGAGCCTGGTGCAGTCGTCCCACCGCCAGCCACCTTTTTCTTGGCTTCCACTGCCTGATCTGCTACTTTCACCATTTCCAGGTTTGAAGTC includes:
- the LOC103985766 gene encoding cytokinin dehydrogenase 3-like, whose product is MEFALFCTIVNILLLLLALCSPCKFIQSPMDFHPLIFLQSTNTSSLDFGRIKFNSPAAVLRPQSPKEISLLLSFLSASSFSKVTVAARGAGHSIHGQAQALDGVVIEMDSLPSNINIHKGTEFSPSYADVSGGALWIELLEEGLKFGLAPRSWTDYLYLSIGGTLSNGGISGQTFKYGPQISNVLQLDVVTGKGDQVTCSPTENSELFYAVLGGLGQFGIITRARILLQDAPQKVKWVRAFYDDFNTFIEDQELLVAMPNVVDYVEGFMLLNEQSLQSSSLAFPSHLKFNREFYSKSSHIVYFCIEFAIHDYQAKSTNVEQVVTEISRKMSYIPSHFYSVEVSYFDFLNRVRGEEVHLRSRGLWEVPHPWLNMFVPKSGIKDFKDLLLDNISPSDFEGLVLMYPILRDKWDTNSSAVLPDAGEAVEEVVYTVGVLRSANPATCSAQCLNDILLCHRRVAQAASSPRIGAKQYLPHHLSQSHWQHHFGRRWDQFMARKAQFDPRHILGQGIILPGTKAPRP